Proteins co-encoded in one Ornithorhynchus anatinus isolate Pmale09 chromosome 14, mOrnAna1.pri.v4, whole genome shotgun sequence genomic window:
- the SAV1 gene encoding protein salvador homolog 1 — protein sequence MLSRKKTKNEGSKPPEVQGKYVKKETSPLLRNLMPSFIRHGPTIPRRTDICLPDSSPNAFSAPGDGVVSRNPSFLRTLIPRPPHEVMRRESNRLSAPSYLARSLADVPREYGSSSQSFLTEAGAAENGDAGSRYYYPESFYDGQRRRALGERVHEDFRYYEHSNDLFQRMPQNQTRHPSGIGRVAATSLGNLTNHSSEDLPLPPGWSVDWTIRGRKYYIDHNTNTTHWSHPLEREGLPPGWERVESSEFGVYYVDHINKTAQYKHPCAPSVPRYDQPPPVTYQPQQADRSQVFLVPANPYHTAEIPDWLQVYARAPVKYDHILKWELFQLADLDTYQGMLKLLFKKELERIVKLYEAYRQALLSELENRKQRQQWYAQQHGKNF from the exons ATGTTGTCccggaaaaaaaccaaaaacgagGGGTCCAAGCCGCCTGAAGTGCAGGGGAAATACGTCAAGAAGGAGACGTCGCCGCTGCTGCGGA ACCTTATGCCTTCTTTCATCCGACACGGACCAACCATTCCCAGGAGaactgatatctgtcttcccgaTTCAAGCCCTAATGCCTTTTCTGCTCCCGGGGATGGAGTCGTTTCCAGAAACCCGAGTTTCCTCAGAACTCTGATTCCGAGGCCACCTCACGAGGTCATGAGGAGAGAAAGCAACCGGCTGTCCGCACCTTCCTATCTTGCCAGAAGCTTGGCTGACGTCCCTCGCGAGTATGGCTCCTCATCTCAGTCCTTCTTGACGGAGGCCGGTGCTGCCGAAAATGGAGACGCTGGGTCCCGCTATTACTACCCGGAGAGTTTTTACGACGGCCAGAGGAGAAGAGCGCTGGGAGAGCGCGTGCACGAGGACTTCCGATACTATGAGCACAGTAATGATCTCTTCCAAAGAATGCCGCAGAACCAGACCAGGCATCCTTCAG GCATCGGAAGGGTTGCTGCTACGTCGTTAGGAAATTTAACGAACCACAGCTCAGAAGATTTACCTCTGCCTCCTGGCTGGTCAGTGGACTGGACGATCAGAGGAAGGAAGTACTACATCGACCATAACACTAATACCACCCACTGGAGCCACCCTCTTGAGCGAGAGGGCCTGCCTCCCGGTTGGGAGCGGGTCGAATCGTCAGAATTTGGGGTGTACTACGTCGACCACATAAATAAGACGGCGCAGTACAAGCACCCGTGTGCTCCCAG CGTCCCCCGTTATGACCAGCCTCCTCCAGTTACGTATCAACCCCAGCAAGCCGACAGGAGCCAGGTCTTCCTCGTTCCTGCAAATCCCTATCACACTGCCGAGATTCCCGACTGGCTCCAGGTCTACGCCAGGGCTCCTGTCAA ATACGACCACATTCTGAAGTGGGAGCTCTTCCAGCTGGCCGACCTGGACACCTACCAGGGAATGCTGAAGCTGCTCTTCAAGAAGGAACTGGAGCGCATCGTCAAGCTGTACGAAGCCTACAGGCAAGCCCTCCTCTCCGAACTCGAGAACCGCAAGCAGAGGCAGCAGTGGTATGCCCAGCAACACGGCAAGAATTTCTAA